Proteins from a single region of Hypomesus transpacificus isolate Combined female chromosome 9, fHypTra1, whole genome shotgun sequence:
- the ift52 gene encoding intraflagellar transport protein 52 homolog, which translates to MDSEQRNSVVFNASKRELFTINNGYKSVQKRLRAQWKIHSIKEELSLEKLNGVKLWITAGPREKFTATELEVLKQFLDGGGDVLVMLGEGGEMKYDTNINFLLEEFGILVNNDAVVRNVYYKYFHPKEALVSNGVLNREISRAAGKVVTGIIDDESAGNNAQALTFVYPYGATLAVMKPAVAVLSTGSVCFPLNRPVLAFHQVKEAGKLAVLGSCHMFSDQYLDKEENSKIMDVVFQWLMTDNIQLNQIDAEDPEITDYTMLPDTGCLSERLRVCLQEGDENPRDFTSLFDMSLLQLSTNTLPQVIGAYKQLNVKHEPLQLIQPQFETPLPQLQPAVFPPAFRDLPPPMLDLFDLDETFSSEKVRLAQLSNKCTDDDLEFYVRKCGDILGVTAKLDKEQRDAKHILEHIFFQVVEFKKLNQEHDIDTTETRFSPF; encoded by the exons ATGGACAGTGAGCAGCGCAACAGTGTTGTTTTCAATGCATCCAAGAGAGAGTTGTTCACCATCAACAATGGATACAAGTCAGTGCAGAAGCGTCTGAGGGCACAGTGGAAGATTCATAG TATAAAGGAGGAGTTGTCTTTGGAGAAATTAAATGGTGTGAAGTTGTGGATCACGGCAGGACCAAGGGAAAAGTTCACAGCTACCGAG TTGGAGGTTCTTAAGCAATTcttggatggaggaggagatgttCTTGTGATGCTTGGTGAAGGGGGGGAGATGAAGTATGACACTAATATTAACTTCCTGCTCGAAGAATTCGGGATACTCGTCAACAATG ATGCTGTGGTAAGAAATGTATATTACAAGTATTTCCACCCAAAAGAAGCACTTGTGTCCAATGGTGTGCTTAACAG AGAgatcagccgggctgcaggcaaAGTGGTAACTGGAATCATTGATGATGAAAGTGCTGGTAACAATGCACA GGCTCTGACTTTTGTGTACCCATACGGCGCCACCCTGGCTGTGATGAAGCCTGCCGTGGCTGTTCTATCCACAGGCTCTGTGTGCTTTCCTCTCAACAGGCCTGTCCTGGCCTTCCATCAGGTCAAA GAGGCGGGCAAGTTGGCAGTGCTGGGGTCCTGCCACATGTTCAGTGACCAGTACCTGGACAAGGAGGAGAACAGTAAAATAATG GATGTGGTGTTCCAGTGGCTCATGACTGACAACATTCAACTGAACCAGATAGATGCAGAGGACCCTGag ATTACAGATTACACCATGCTACCAGACACTGGCTGCCTGTCAGAGAGACTCAGAGTGTGCTTGCAAGAGGGAGATGAAAACCCCAGAGACTTCACCTCCCTCTTCGATATGTCACTGCTCCAGTTATCCACAAACACTTTGCCCCAAGTAATAGG TGCTTATAAGCAGCTCAATGTGAAACACGAGCCACTCCAGTTAATTCAGCCTCAGTTTGAGACTCCTCTTCCCCAGCTGCAGCCTGCT GTTTTCCCACCAGCATTCAGAGACCTTCCACCTCCAATGCTTGACTTGTTTGACCTTGACGAAACATTCTCCTCTGAGAAAGTGCGTTTGGCACAGCTCTCAAATAAAT GCACAGATGATGACCTAGAGTTCTATGTGCGAAAATGTGGAGACATCCTGGGTGTGACTGCAAAGTTGGACAAAGAGCAGAGAGATGCCAAACATATTTTGGAGCACATCTTTTTCCAGGTTGTGGAGTTCAAGAAACTCAATCAG GAACATGATATTGACACAACAGAAACAAGATTCTCCCCATTTTGA